A genomic region of Rhipicephalus sanguineus isolate Rsan-2018 chromosome 1, BIME_Rsan_1.4, whole genome shotgun sequence contains the following coding sequences:
- the LOC119379150 gene encoding polycomb group RING finger protein 3, which translates to MVFIPQESLSRQMERRIRLKTLNNHIICKICKGYLIDATTVTECLHTFCKSCLVKHLEDNNTCPTCEIVIHQSYPLQYISYDRTMQDIVYKLVPNLQYNEMKRERDFYRRKGLPCPKAHNPGLLNEKDAGSKASSSKEDEADCHRSDEQVNILLESDSVQLKQMRRKFIRCSSQATITHLKKFIAKKLFNNLDRYKEVEILCNQEILGKDHTLKFVYVTRWRFKEPPLKLYYRPKVEL; encoded by the exons ATGGTTTTCATTCCCCAGGAGTCCTTATCAAGACAG ATGGAAAGGCGGATACGATTAAAAACGCTCAACAATCACATCATTTGCAAGATATGCAAGGGGTATTTAATCGATGCTACTACGGTCACGGAATGTCTGCACACGT TCTGTAAAAGCTGCTTGGTCAAACATTTGGAGGACAACAACACATGCCCGACCTGTGAAATTGTAATCCATCAGAGCTATCCCCTGCAGTACATCAG CTACGACAGGACTATGCAGGACATTGTGTACAAGCTGGTGCCAAATCTTCAGTACA ATGAAATGAAGAGAGAGCGAGATTTCTATCGGCGCAAAGGTCTTCCGTGTCCGAAGGCCCACAATCCTG GGCTGCTCAATGAAAAGGATGCAGGTTCCAAGGCATCATCCTCAAAGGAAGATGAGGCAGATTGCCACAGATCGGATGAGCAAGTCAACATACTGCTGGAGTCGGACAGCGTCCAGCTGAAGCAAATGCGGCGCAAGTTCATTCGATGCTCTTCTCAGGCCACCATCACGCACTTGAAGAAGTTTATTGCAAAGAAGCTGTTCAACAACCTTGACAGATACAAAGAG GTTGAGATCCTTTGTAACCAGGAGATACTAGGCAAGGACCACACATTGAAGTTTGTCTACGTCACACGATGGAGGTTTAAG
- the LOC119379151 gene encoding nucleolar protein 56: MSQLYVLFEHAVGYALFKVKEFEEVGMALPQVEKSVLDFNKFKSLVHLIAFFPFRTAVNALENMNCVTEGVVHDDLQTFLETNVPKSTKKSKVILGVGDSKLGMTVQESLGMSCQHTGVVPEVIRGVRLHFYKLVKGLTAVSSSKAQLGLGHSYSRSKVKFNVNRIDNMIIQSIALLDQLDKDINTFAMRVREWYSYHFPELVKIVPDNYTYAKTASLIKNRKDLNEDSLEALEEVVMDSAKAQAIIDAARASMGMDISPVDLINIEMFASRVISLVEYRKELMEYLKTKMHGIAPNLATLIGETVGARLISHAGSLTNLAKYPASTVQILGAEKALFRALKTRGNTPKYGLIFHSTYIGRAGAKNKGRISRYLANKCSLASRIDCFSDLPTNIFGLKLKEQVEDRLKFYETGDIPRKNVDVMTDALAEAQAAVAALKKQKRKEKKKKKKEREAMENSTMDTTVDAEEEEESPPKKKKKKHAAVEDADEAVEPSCNGDADEEVKKPKKKKKKSKGE; this comes from the exons ATG TCTCAGCTCTACGTGCTCTTTGAGCACGCTGTGGGGTATGCACTTTTTAAAGTCAAGGAGTTCGAAGAGGTCGGCATGGCGCTGCCTCAGGTGGAAAAAAGCGTCCTGGACTTCAACAAGTTCAAGTCACTCGTGCACCTGATAGCGTTTTTCCCCTTCCGCACTGCCGTAAACGCTTTGGAAAACATGAACTGTGTCACTGAAG GTGTGGTTCATGACGATCTGCAGACCTTCTTGGAAACAAATGTTCCCAAATCAACAAAGAAGAGCAAGGTGATTCTTGGTGTTGGGGACTCCAAATTGGGAATGACTGTCCAGGAGTCTCTGGGAATGTCTTGCCAGCATACAGGAGTAGTACCAGAAGTTATCAGAG GTGTTCGGCTGCACTTCTACAAGCTGGTCAAAGGGCTCACAGCTGTATCCTCTTCCAAAGCACAGCTTGGATTGGGACACAGCTACTCACGTTCTAAGGTCAAGTTCAATGTTAATCGTATTGACAACATGATCATCCAAAGCATCGCTCTCTTGGATCAGCTTGACAAGGACATTAACACTTTTGCCATGAGAGTCAG AGAGTGGTACTCGTACCACTTTCCAGAACTCGTGAAGATTGTCCCGGACAACTACACGTATGCCAAAACAGCCTCTCTGATCAAGAACCGGAAAGACCTGAATGAAGACAGCCTTGAAGCACTTGAGGAAGTGGTCATGGACAGTGCAAAGGCCCAAGCTATCATTGACGCGGCAAGAGCATCAATGG GTATGGATATATCACCTGTGGATTTGATCAACATAGAGATGTTTGCCTCTCGTGTCATCTCCCTTGTGGAATACCGCAAGGAGCTCATGGAATACCTAAAAACAAAGATGCATGGCATTGCCCCAAACCTGGCAACACTCATCGGTGAAACG GTAGGGGCACGTTTGATATCACATGCAGGTAGCCTGACTAACTTGGCCAAATACCCAGCATCCACTGTTCAAATTCTTGGTGCTGAGAAGGCCTTGTTTAG GGCTCTGAAGACTCGAGGCAACACTCCAAAGTATGGCCTCATCTTCCATTCAACATACATTGGACGTGCGGGGGCCAAAAACAAAGGCCGCATTTCACGCTACTTGGCCAACAAGTGTTCCCTGGCTTCACGGATTGACTGTTTCAGTG ACTTGCCAACCAACATTTTTGGCCTGAAACTCAAAGAGCAGGTCGAAGACAGGCTCAAGTTCTATGAAACTGGTGACATACCGCGGAAGAATGTGGATGTGATGACTGATGCATTGGCTGAG GCACAAGCTGCAGTGGCTGCTCtgaagaagcagaagaggaaggaaaagaaaaagaagaaaaaagaaagggaagcaatGGAAAATAGCACCATGGACACAACAGTAGAcgcagaggaggaagaagaatcgccaccaaaaaagaagaaaaagaagcatgcaGCAGTGGAAGATGCAGATGAAGCAGTAGAGCCAAGCTGTAATGGGGATGCTGATGAAGAGGTGAAAAagccgaagaaaaagaagaagaaatccaAGGGAGAGTAA